One window from the genome of Amycolatopsis sp. NBC_01480 encodes:
- a CDS encoding GTP-binding protein → MTSAKIVVAGGFGAGKTTFVGSVSEIVPLTTEAMMTDASRGIDNLDQTPNKTTTTVAMDFGRVSLDADLILYLFGTPGQQRFWFMWDDLVRGAIGAVVLADTRRLADSFAPIDFFEDRGLPYIVGVNTFDGVLEHDINDVREALSIDPNIPIVRCDARDRESTKQTLITLVEYAMRQWIALRAAKAR, encoded by the coding sequence ATGACATCGGCGAAGATCGTGGTGGCGGGCGGCTTCGGCGCGGGCAAAACGACGTTCGTGGGCTCGGTGTCGGAGATCGTGCCGCTGACCACCGAGGCGATGATGACCGACGCGAGCCGCGGCATCGACAACCTCGACCAGACCCCGAACAAGACGACCACCACGGTCGCCATGGACTTCGGCCGCGTGTCGCTCGACGCCGACCTGATCCTGTACCTGTTCGGCACCCCGGGCCAGCAGCGGTTCTGGTTCATGTGGGACGACCTGGTCCGGGGCGCGATCGGCGCCGTCGTGCTGGCCGACACCCGCCGGCTGGCGGACTCGTTCGCGCCGATCGACTTCTTCGAGGACCGCGGCCTGCCCTACATCGTCGGCGTCAACACCTTCGACGGGGTGCTGGAGCACGACATCAACGACGTGCGCGAGGCGCTGTCGATCGACCCGAACATCCCGATCGTGCGCTGTGACGCCCGGGACCGCGAGTCGACCAAGCAGACGCTGATCACGCTCGTCGAGTACGCCATGCGCCAGTGGATCGCCCTCCGGGCGGCCAAGGCCCGCTGA
- a CDS encoding SRPBCC family protein, translated as MTEHELTITRAFDAPPELVYRAWTDPDQLASWLGPQESVASSVTTDPRPGGRWRACISSPDHRIERWMEGSYRELDPPVRLVAAGVGETLVTITLQGTGDKTEMTFHQAPFPDEVERDGHFDGWRSSFEDLALQLTRIRQEAR; from the coding sequence ATGACCGAACACGAGCTCACCATCACCCGGGCCTTCGACGCCCCGCCCGAACTGGTCTACCGCGCCTGGACCGATCCGGACCAGCTGGCGAGCTGGCTGGGCCCGCAGGAGTCCGTCGCCTCGTCCGTGACGACCGACCCGCGGCCCGGCGGCCGGTGGCGCGCGTGCATCAGCAGCCCGGACCACCGGATCGAACGCTGGATGGAGGGCAGCTACCGCGAACTCGACCCGCCGGTGCGGCTGGTGGCCGCCGGGGTCGGCGAGACGCTGGTGACGATCACCCTCCAGGGCACCGGCGACAAGACCGAGATGACCTTCCACCAGGCCCCGTTCCCGGACGAGGTCGAACGCGACGGCCACTTCGACGGCTGGCGGTCCAGCTTCGAGGACCTCGCCCTCCAGCTCACCCGGATCCGCCAGGAGGCCCGATGA
- a CDS encoding DUF899 domain-containing protein, translating to MTTALPRVVSAEEWQTAREALLRKEKELTRAADRVAAERRRLPMVPFPKPYEFTSADGPKSLLDLFEGRRQLIVYHFMLHPGDTAGCPGCSLIVDNMSHPAHLNARDVTLTVVAPATLPEIESYRDRMGWTVPWVSAAGSDFTADCGVGRSFGLSVFLRDGSDVYRTYFTTDRGGEQLIATLRYLDVTPFGRQEAWEESGHGSDAPGSWWRRHDEY from the coding sequence ATGACCACCGCACTCCCCCGCGTCGTTTCCGCCGAAGAGTGGCAGACCGCGCGAGAAGCCTTGCTGCGCAAGGAAAAGGAGCTCACCCGTGCGGCCGACCGGGTGGCCGCCGAGCGGCGCCGGCTGCCGATGGTCCCGTTCCCCAAGCCGTACGAGTTCACCTCGGCCGACGGCCCGAAGAGCCTGCTGGACCTGTTCGAGGGCCGCCGCCAGCTGATCGTCTACCACTTCATGCTGCACCCGGGCGACACCGCGGGCTGCCCCGGCTGCTCGCTGATCGTGGACAACATGAGCCACCCGGCGCACCTGAACGCCCGCGACGTCACGCTCACCGTGGTCGCGCCCGCGACCCTGCCCGAGATCGAGTCCTACCGGGACCGGATGGGCTGGACGGTGCCGTGGGTTTCCGCCGCGGGCAGCGACTTCACCGCCGACTGCGGCGTCGGCAGGAGCTTCGGGCTGAGCGTTTTCCTGCGCGACGGCTCGGACGTCTACCGCACGTACTTCACCACCGACCGCGGCGGCGAGCAGCTCATCGCGACCCTGCGGTACCTGGACGTGACGCCGTTCGGCCGGCAGGAGGCGTGGGAGGAATCCGGCCACGGCTCCGACGCGCCCGGCTCGTGGTGGCGCCGGCACGACGAATACTGA
- a CDS encoding DUF742 domain-containing protein produces MSTGSGSFGEEPGEGGEPPRAEAPRAARDDGTFADVLNGFSLDSGRSRRKRKKTAKEPKESQSPETPAAGAHAAAEPPAAPPPAEIGDRVTSLVSPPGSTDADGPRPGGLFDPGPPSGEFVMPPSFPTPARPDRVDPAEETAIVRPYALTGGRTRANYALELETLVSTKDQAGAGGFPHAAAEQIESFSIMEECRTPRSVAEIAAALRVPLGVARVLISDAADAGLVTVHRTITGNDGAEAHLMLMERVLSGLRRL; encoded by the coding sequence ATGAGCACGGGGTCCGGATCGTTCGGCGAGGAACCGGGAGAGGGTGGCGAGCCTCCGCGCGCGGAGGCCCCTCGTGCTGCCCGCGACGACGGCACGTTCGCCGACGTCCTCAACGGCTTCAGCCTCGATTCCGGCCGCTCCCGCCGCAAGCGGAAGAAGACCGCCAAAGAGCCCAAGGAGTCCCAGTCCCCCGAAACCCCGGCCGCCGGAGCGCACGCGGCCGCGGAACCGCCGGCGGCGCCGCCGCCGGCCGAGATAGGAGATCGTGTGACCTCTCTAGTCTCTCCACCGGGCAGTACCGACGCGGACGGTCCCAGACCAGGCGGGCTCTTCGATCCCGGACCGCCGAGCGGCGAGTTCGTCATGCCGCCCTCGTTCCCCACGCCGGCGCGACCCGATCGGGTGGACCCGGCCGAGGAGACCGCGATCGTCCGGCCGTACGCTCTCACCGGCGGGCGCACGCGGGCGAACTACGCGCTCGAACTGGAGACCCTGGTCTCCACGAAGGACCAGGCCGGCGCGGGGGGCTTCCCCCACGCGGCGGCGGAGCAGATCGAGAGCTTCTCGATCATGGAAGAGTGCCGGACCCCGCGCTCGGTCGCCGAGATCGCGGCGGCCCTGCGGGTGCCACTGGGGGTCGCCAGGGTGTTGATCAGCGACGCGGCCGACGCGGGGCTGGTCACGGTGCACCGGACGATCACGGGCAATGACGGCGCCGAAGCACACTTGATGTTGATGGAAAGGGTTTTGAGTGGACTCCGTCGGCTTTAA
- a CDS encoding dihydrofolate reductase family protein, with amino-acid sequence MGELVYQVHVSLDGCVEGPRGEFDWAPMGPELAVHSETLTARSAVLAYGRRVWQMMAGYWPTAEALDDPHGRAFAPVWLEMPKVVFSRTLAEARWNTRVLSGDLAEEVAALKAAHEKDILLIGGARLPAELSRLGLIDEYQVFVHPVVLGGDKRPFAVDAERLELELVESRVFDGRAVLLRYRRSAG; translated from the coding sequence ATGGGTGAGCTCGTCTACCAGGTCCACGTCTCGCTCGACGGCTGCGTCGAGGGGCCGCGCGGGGAGTTCGACTGGGCGCCGATGGGGCCGGAGCTGGCCGTCCACAGCGAAACGCTCACCGCGCGTTCCGCGGTACTGGCCTACGGGCGGCGGGTGTGGCAGATGATGGCCGGCTACTGGCCGACGGCCGAGGCCTTGGACGATCCGCACGGCCGCGCGTTCGCGCCGGTCTGGCTGGAGATGCCGAAGGTCGTCTTCTCCCGCACCCTGGCCGAGGCGCGCTGGAACACGCGGGTGCTGAGCGGTGACCTGGCCGAAGAGGTGGCGGCGCTCAAAGCCGCCCACGAGAAGGACATCCTGCTCATCGGCGGGGCGAGGCTGCCGGCCGAGCTGAGCCGGCTCGGGCTGATCGACGAGTACCAGGTCTTCGTCCACCCCGTGGTGCTGGGCGGCGACAAGCGCCCGTTCGCCGTGGACGCCGAGCGGCTCGAGCTGGAGCTGGTCGAGTCCCGGGTGTTCGACGGCCGCGCGGTACTGCTGCGCTACCGGCGGTCCGCGGGCTGA
- a CDS encoding ArsR/SmtB family transcription factor, whose amino-acid sequence MATDQLSTTFAALADPTRRAILARLAHGEATVNELAAPFEVSLQAVSKHLKVLEQAGLVSRGRTRQWRPCRLEARPLAVVAGWVGEYRQFWEAGFDRLDEHLREIQATARENDG is encoded by the coding sequence ATGGCCACTGATCAGCTCAGCACCACCTTCGCCGCACTGGCCGACCCGACGCGGCGGGCCATCCTCGCCCGGCTCGCCCACGGCGAGGCCACCGTCAACGAACTGGCCGCGCCTTTCGAGGTCAGCCTCCAGGCCGTGTCGAAGCACCTGAAAGTGCTGGAACAGGCCGGGCTCGTCAGCCGCGGCCGCACCCGGCAGTGGCGTCCGTGCCGGCTCGAGGCGCGGCCGCTGGCCGTCGTCGCCGGCTGGGTGGGCGAATACCGGCAGTTCTGGGAGGCCGGCTTCGACCGCCTCGACGAGCACCTGCGCGAAATTCAGGCAACCGCAAGGGAGAACGACGGATGA